Proteins from a genomic interval of Arachis hypogaea cultivar Tifrunner chromosome 10, arahy.Tifrunner.gnm2.J5K5, whole genome shotgun sequence:
- the LOC112717281 gene encoding uncharacterized protein: MDTRRKPSTMAIECLEMFHGIDRTAFRMLTQVLHREVKQSLMVMAFLLSLETMRLNGIVQTTIKNEGWFMNSLADECVICLQCLLSQELSGVVEKSRKLETLGHVLKIDLTLYQVHRMRSILLTLIPDTLSTICARILGDITMDTVWLEYQRTPKELPGFNTQDQCISVAPEASSRHNDGRGMHMQQGGRQTEQDKGK; the protein is encoded by the coding sequence ATGGATACTAGAAGGAAGCCCTCAACCATGGCAATCGAATGTTTGGAAATGTTCCATGGAATCGATCGAACTGCATTCAGGATGCTGACGCAAGTCCTTCACCGCGAAGTTAAACAGTCCCTGATGGTCATGGCATTTCTATTGTCACTGGAGACAATGAGACTGAATGGTATTGTGCAAACAACCATAAAAAATGAAGGCTGGTTTATGAACAGTCTTGCCGATGAATGTGTCATCTGTTTGCAATGCCTACTATCTCAGGAGTTGTCTGGGGTTGTGGAAAAGTCCAGAAAACTCGAAACCCTCGGACACGTGCTGAAAATTGATCTCACGTTATACCAGGTTCATAGGATGAGATCGATCCTCCTAACTCTAATTCCCGATACCCTATCAACCATTTGCGCTAGAATTCTAGGCGACATAACGATGGATACGGTGTGGTTGGAGTACCAGAGGACTCCTAAAGAACTACCGGGTTTCAACACACAGGACCAGTGCATATCGGTTGCACCAGAGGCATCGAGTAGACATAACGATGGCCGAGGAATGCATATGCAACAAGGAGGAAGGCAAACTGAGCAAGATAAGGGAAAGTAG